TTGATAGACGAACAATTAATTCCTATCATGAAGAACAAAGGTTTTTTTGAGGTAGCATTAGTAAAAGGTCCAAATTCAAGACAATTTCATACCGTGGCGGTTTCTGGAAAAAAGGAACTTTAACCATTATCCATAGAATTTCTGAAAATCAGTAAGGGGGGAGAGAACTGAATGACGGAGGTTTATTTAAAAGTTCAAGACGTTCTTAAAAATTACAAAACCGCAGTTTACGAAAAAGATGTTGAAAAATTCATATCCATATATACTCCTGAAATGCATATTTATGATTGCTGGGGGAACTGGGAGATCAAAGGGATATCTTCATGGAAGGAAATTGTGGTAGGGTGGTTTAATGGATTGAGTGAAGATGGTGTTTTACTTAAAGTTGATTTTAATGACCTAGTAGTTGAAGAAAATTTAAATCTCGCCTTTGTTCATTGTGCTGTAACTTTTGCTGCTCACCAAGAAGAATCAGGTGAGAAACTTCGTCAAATGACAAATCGGTTTACGTATGGTTTAAAAAAAGTAAATGACTCTTGGTTCATTGCTCATGAACACTCATCATTGCCCATAAATATGGAAACTGGTAAGGGAATTTTTA
This genomic stretch from Neobacillus niacini harbors:
- a CDS encoding YybH family protein — protein: MTEVYLKVQDVLKNYKTAVYEKDVEKFISIYTPEMHIYDCWGNWEIKGISSWKEIVVGWFNGLSEDGVLLKVDFNDLVVEENLNLAFVHCAVTFAAHQEESGEKLRQMTNRFTYGLKKVNDSWFIAHEHSSLPINMETGKGIFNLK